Proteins encoded within one genomic window of Candidatus Neomarinimicrobiota bacterium:
- a CDS encoding SemiSWEET family transporter, which produces MIDYITLVGLLAGTLSIVAFLPQVWKTYTTKHTNDLSMKWLLLTFVSQLLWFTYGILTGVLPVILTSSSTCVLTSGLIAMKRKYDD; this is translated from the coding sequence GTGATTGATTATATAACATTAGTAGGATTACTGGCAGGAACTTTAAGTATTGTTGCTTTTCTACCACAAGTTTGGAAAACATATACAACAAAACATACTAATGATTTATCTATGAAGTGGTTACTTCTTACCTTTGTATCTCAGTTATTGTGGTTTACATATGGAATATTAACAGGAGTATTACCGGTTATACTTACAAGCAGTTCTACTTGTGTATTGACCTCAGGTTTAATTGCAATGAAAAGGAAATATGATGATTAA
- a CDS encoding nucleotide pyrophosphohydrolase, giving the protein MDDTTTVQDLKTVVEAFVVERDWAQFHSPKNLSMALAVEASELMDLFKWKTVEEAQKEMKGKLLEDATDELADIMIYSIAFANRNGIDIAKAVTNKMEKNKVKYPADKFKGRF; this is encoded by the coding sequence ATGGATGATACGACCACAGTTCAAGACCTTAAAACCGTAGTAGAAGCATTTGTTGTAGAGAGAGACTGGGCACAATTCCACAGCCCGAAAAACCTGTCTATGGCATTGGCTGTAGAAGCTTCTGAATTGATGGATTTGTTCAAATGGAAGACTGTTGAAGAAGCTCAAAAAGAGATGAAAGGGAAACTATTAGAAGATGCCACTGATGAATTGGCGGATATCATGATTTATTCTATAGCCTTTGCCAACAGGAATGGGATTGATATTGCTAAAGCAGTAACTAATAAGATGGAGAAAAATAAAGTCAAATACCCAGCAGACAAGTTCAAAGGCAGGTTTTAG
- a CDS encoding glutamate mutase L, which yields MGGDRELKSILATDCGSTTTKAILIEKRDGEYRLIVRGEAPTTVEAPFEDVTRGVLNAVMEVEELCGRKILDGDDIISPQNGEEGVDLYVSTSSAGGGLQMMVSGVVKAMTGESAERAALGAGSIVMDVLASNDGRLPHQKISRIRQLRPDMILLSGGVDGGTVSHVAELAEIINAARPRPRFGKQYKLPVIYAGNNKAREVIRDTLEEATDLSMVENIRPVLERENLKPSRDKIHDLFMEHVMAQAPGYRKLMSWSDAPIMPTPGAVGYLIEMIAQKENITAMGVDIGGATTDIFSVFQGIFNRTVSANLGMSYSICNVLAEATLGNILRWVPFTIDEEELTNRIANKMIRPTTIPQSLNDLKIEQAIAREALRLSFMQHKSFAVSLKGVQTERTISDAFEQAGTGGTLVDMMALDLLIGSGGVLSHAPRRNQAAHMMIDAFLPEGITELAVDSIFMMPQLGVLANIQEDEIKQDAQEAALHVFDKDCLIRLGTCIAPVGRAKKGKPLLRASLTLGDGSPQEYELMPGEMIRIEVPLGQVTALLEPEKGIDVGAGPGEQISANINGGAVGIVLDGRGRPLVLPEDDSARMDMLKKWSEALEEYPE from the coding sequence ATGGGCGGGGATAGAGAACTGAAGTCCATTCTTGCCACCGACTGCGGCAGTACTACCACAAAAGCAATCCTCATTGAGAAACGGGACGGTGAATACCGCCTCATCGTGAGGGGCGAAGCGCCCACCACTGTGGAAGCACCGTTTGAGGACGTTACCAGGGGTGTTCTCAACGCTGTGATGGAAGTGGAAGAACTGTGCGGCAGGAAGATTCTTGACGGCGATGATATCATATCACCTCAGAACGGAGAGGAGGGGGTAGACCTGTACGTTTCAACCAGTTCCGCCGGCGGGGGGTTGCAAATGATGGTGTCAGGGGTGGTGAAAGCGATGACGGGAGAGAGCGCCGAGCGGGCCGCTCTGGGAGCCGGATCCATCGTTATGGATGTACTTGCCTCCAATGACGGGCGGCTGCCGCACCAGAAGATATCCCGTATCCGCCAGCTTAGACCCGATATGATTCTCCTTTCCGGCGGTGTTGACGGCGGGACTGTTTCACACGTGGCAGAACTGGCGGAAATCATCAATGCGGCAAGACCGCGACCGCGCTTCGGTAAGCAATACAAACTGCCTGTCATCTATGCTGGCAATAATAAGGCACGGGAGGTTATCCGCGATACGCTGGAAGAGGCAACCGACCTTTCCATGGTGGAAAATATCCGTCCGGTGCTTGAACGCGAAAACCTGAAACCGTCCCGCGATAAGATTCACGATCTGTTTATGGAGCACGTCATGGCACAGGCACCTGGTTACCGCAAGCTCATGTCGTGGTCAGATGCGCCTATTATGCCGACCCCCGGTGCTGTTGGATATCTCATTGAGATGATCGCTCAGAAGGAAAATATTACCGCCATGGGTGTGGATATCGGCGGCGCTACGACTGACATATTCTCCGTCTTCCAAGGCATCTTCAATAGGACGGTGAGCGCCAACCTCGGAATGAGCTATTCCATCTGTAACGTTCTGGCAGAAGCTACACTTGGCAACATCTTGCGCTGGGTCCCTTTCACTATCGATGAAGAGGAACTGACCAATCGTATCGCCAACAAGATGATTCGGCCAACAACAATCCCTCAATCGCTCAATGATCTCAAGATTGAACAGGCTATCGCCCGCGAAGCTCTCAGATTGTCTTTTATGCAGCACAAATCGTTTGCCGTCAGCCTGAAGGGTGTGCAGACGGAGCGGACCATTTCGGATGCTTTCGAGCAGGCTGGAACGGGCGGGACACTTGTGGATATGATGGCGCTGGATCTGTTGATCGGCTCCGGTGGCGTTCTTTCACATGCACCGCGACGTAATCAGGCCGCCCATATGATGATCGACGCTTTCCTCCCTGAAGGAATTACTGAACTTGCTGTCGATTCTATTTTCATGATGCCTCAGCTGGGTGTCCTTGCCAATATTCAGGAAGATGAGATTAAGCAGGATGCTCAGGAAGCTGCACTGCATGTATTCGACAAAGATTGTCTCATTCGATTAGGGACTTGTATCGCGCCCGTGGGAAGAGCGAAAAAAGGGAAACCACTGTTGAGGGCAAGTCTGACACTCGGTGATGGTAGCCCACAAGAATATGAGCTGATGCCCGGCGAGATGATCAGGATAGAAGTTCCCCTCGGACAAGTGACAGCGTTGCTCGAGCCGGAAAAGGGTATTGACGTCGGCGCCGGTCCCGGTGAGCAGATATCTGCAAATATCAATGGCGGCGCTGTAGGAATAGTCTTAGACGGGAGAGGGAGACCGCTGGTGTTGCCGGAAGATGATTCGGCGAGAATGGATATGCTCAAGAAATGGTCTGAAGCGTTGGAGGAGTATCCTGAATGA
- a CDS encoding phosphatidate cytidylyltransferase has protein sequence MSSSLSSRMLVVYLGIPGIILAVYLGRYFFALFVTLVCLLALREFYLLTATKGISPQLWIGAISCVVISLFYYFGPALPLPFINPRDFLPLMMLIIVLSELTRGKENATANVMTTMGGIIYVPLLLGALIGIRQVDPFDYDMGMKLVGSLFVGIWTCDTSAYFCGKAWGKKKILERASPKKTVVGCVSGLAFALVFYVMIHSLGFYSSSRSFADVTLVDAVVFSVIVGVFGQAGDFIESLFKRDMGVKDSSNFLMGHGGVLDRFDSLIVASPLTFLYLKYFIY, from the coding sequence ATGTCAAGTTCACTCTCTTCCCGTATGCTTGTTGTCTACCTCGGTATCCCGGGAATTATCCTGGCTGTTTATCTTGGTCGGTACTTCTTCGCCCTGTTTGTTACTCTTGTCTGTCTCCTGGCGCTGAGAGAATTCTATCTGCTGACGGCTACTAAAGGGATCTCCCCGCAATTGTGGATAGGAGCGATATCGTGTGTCGTTATTTCGCTGTTCTACTACTTCGGACCTGCGTTGCCCTTACCCTTCATCAATCCACGCGACTTCCTGCCTCTCATGATGCTTATTATCGTACTGAGTGAACTGACACGCGGCAAGGAAAACGCTACCGCCAACGTGATGACTACTATGGGCGGAATTATTTATGTTCCCCTGTTACTGGGTGCCCTCATCGGGATCCGGCAAGTCGATCCGTTTGATTACGACATGGGGATGAAACTGGTCGGTTCTCTTTTTGTCGGTATCTGGACTTGCGATACATCGGCTTATTTCTGTGGCAAGGCGTGGGGGAAGAAGAAGATTCTTGAGCGGGCAAGTCCCAAGAAGACGGTTGTGGGATGTGTTTCAGGCCTCGCATTTGCACTCGTATTCTACGTGATGATTCACTCTCTCGGATTCTACAGCTCATCGAGATCATTTGCAGATGTGACGCTTGTGGATGCCGTTGTATTCAGCGTTATAGTGGGTGTATTCGGCCAGGCAGGTGATTTTATAGAGTCGTTGTTCAAGCGCGATATGGGCGTCAAGGATTCCAGCAATTTTCTGATGGGTCATGGCGGCGTTCTGGACAGGTTCGATTCCCTCATTGTCGCATCACCCCTTACTTTCCTCTATCTAAAGTATTTCATCTATTAG
- a CDS encoding heparan-alpha-glucosaminide N-acetyltransferase domain-containing protein — MNKTGRLISLDAARGFTIVAMITVNHPGSWEHVYAQLRHKDWNGITFTDLIFPFFLFFVGVSIALAYTKRLESNAPRSEMYKKIVTRSAKIFAVGIFLNVLHPVLLYPDFSFSDIRVAGVLQRIALVFLACAFLFLYCNWKTQAWIGTATLLTYWLAMSLIPTPGEGKPMLEPGVNLAAWIDSILLPGKMWKGTWDPEGLFSTLPAIVTGITGMLAGKLLLSKISQQEKVNYLLLSGFFAVIIGSIWGTIFPLNKNLWTSSYVLVTSGIASVTLGIIYYALDISGKIKIARPGIVIGANSITVYVLAAFLAIIFYNIPFFGQNLNNHFFNAFTGIGLPFKLVSLMYAIIFICVNYIPAYVLYRQKIFIKL, encoded by the coding sequence ATGAACAAAACCGGGCGACTGATTTCACTAGATGCGGCAAGGGGTTTCACTATTGTGGCTATGATAACGGTTAACCATCCCGGCAGCTGGGAACACGTTTATGCCCAACTGAGGCACAAGGATTGGAACGGTATCACTTTCACTGACCTGATTTTTCCTTTTTTTCTCTTTTTTGTGGGAGTTTCCATCGCCCTCGCCTATACGAAGCGTCTTGAGTCTAATGCACCGAGAAGTGAGATGTACAAAAAAATTGTGACTCGCTCGGCTAAAATCTTTGCGGTAGGGATCTTTCTTAATGTTCTTCATCCTGTCCTGTTGTACCCGGATTTCAGCTTTTCTGATATTCGCGTTGCCGGCGTACTGCAGCGTATTGCGCTCGTTTTCTTGGCATGCGCTTTTCTGTTTCTTTACTGTAACTGGAAGACTCAAGCATGGATTGGTACCGCCACTCTGCTAACTTATTGGCTTGCTATGTCCCTGATACCCACTCCAGGGGAGGGCAAACCGATGCTGGAACCGGGCGTTAATCTGGCAGCCTGGATCGATAGTATACTACTGCCGGGTAAGATGTGGAAAGGGACCTGGGATCCAGAGGGACTGTTCAGTACTTTACCGGCAATCGTAACTGGAATTACCGGAATGCTCGCCGGTAAATTGCTGCTGAGCAAGATCAGTCAGCAAGAAAAGGTCAACTACCTGTTGCTGTCTGGATTTTTTGCCGTAATAATCGGCTCCATTTGGGGCACAATTTTCCCTCTCAACAAGAATCTCTGGACCAGTTCTTATGTTCTTGTGACCTCCGGCATTGCCTCTGTTACTCTTGGCATCATCTATTATGCCCTCGATATATCCGGAAAGATTAAAATTGCAAGACCGGGGATAGTTATCGGTGCCAACTCCATCACGGTTTATGTTCTGGCGGCATTTTTAGCTATTATCTTTTATAACATCCCATTTTTCGGTCAAAACCTCAACAACCATTTTTTCAATGCGTTCACAGGCATCGGGCTGCCGTTCAAACTGGTAAGCTTGATGTATGCCATTATTTTCATATGCGTTAACTATATACCGGCATACGTTCTATACAGGCAAAAGATCTTTATCAAACTTTGA
- a CDS encoding family 20 glycosylhydrolase, with protein MNIKISWELIGNMIDGEPKCRTRFIIDNNSKVTLNSSNWDLFFSQLPRPPLKVESARAYIEHINGDWFKLTPAETFLLKPGQKETIECEFKGYMIKETDAPVGPYFVIYDEHGNEKTIFPVEDYSIKPFTRAGQINRVPSDQTPIPSPANRYEANRHLSLLPPDEIEKIVPTPVEIKASPGKLTVDNKMVIYYDDPLSGEADFLAQRLRDITSENFGIHMDANRESKGFHLGLETVSVNNVNKEAYELTVSPDGGVFINGSDPAGVFYGIQSFLALLPIDAFGSKKREIEVDAVTVKDAPRFHYRAQHLDVGRNFQSKETVLKLIDLMAFYKLNTLQLYLSEDEGWRVEIEKLPELTEIGSRRQHCAVESAALHPSYGSGPAAYTGGTYGSGFYSREDFIEILKYAHKRHVMVIPTINFPGHARAAIKSMEARYNRLMNEGREKDAEEFRLIDPDDESVYFSAQGYKDNVVCVARESVYHFYDTVVKSLANMYKEAGVPFEFFHSGGDEVPEGVWTESPLCRNLLDSHPEFKDPKNLHVYFFRKLVDILKKYDVKIGGWEEVALFKDEDDHYVPNREFVGKNVIPYIWNNLWGDEDLGYKMANAGYSVVLCNVSNFYFDFAYDKDPEEPGLYWAGFTKTRDPYVFAPFDMFKTTTETSMGRQVDIDKEYRTRERLKVENRKNIIGLQAQLWSETIKGGNMLEYFYLPKIIAFAESAWASERGWETIEDHTARTKAINKSWNVFANSLAQRELPRLDLVFGGSNYRIPLPGAVVEKRILKANVEFPGLKIRYTSDGSTPDGNSTLYTGPVEVTGTIKLRAFDSAGNASRTSIVATN; from the coding sequence ATGAACATTAAGATCAGCTGGGAATTAATCGGCAATATGATCGATGGTGAGCCGAAGTGCAGGACACGATTTATCATTGACAACAACAGTAAGGTTACATTAAACAGCTCTAACTGGGATCTATTTTTCTCCCAGCTCCCCCGTCCCCCGCTCAAGGTTGAAAGCGCCAGAGCATATATCGAGCACATAAATGGTGATTGGTTCAAACTTACGCCGGCAGAAACCTTCTTGCTTAAACCGGGACAGAAAGAGACTATTGAATGTGAGTTTAAGGGCTATATGATTAAAGAGACCGATGCGCCGGTAGGACCCTACTTTGTTATATATGATGAGCACGGAAATGAGAAAACAATTTTCCCGGTTGAAGACTATTCCATCAAACCTTTTACACGTGCTGGCCAGATTAACAGGGTTCCGTCTGACCAGACACCTATCCCGTCACCAGCGAACCGTTATGAGGCAAACAGGCATTTATCGCTACTGCCGCCTGACGAAATTGAAAAGATCGTGCCGACGCCGGTTGAGATAAAGGCATCTCCAGGCAAACTTACCGTCGACAATAAAATGGTGATCTATTATGATGATCCACTGTCCGGGGAGGCCGATTTCCTGGCGCAGCGACTGCGCGACATTACTTCAGAGAATTTTGGCATCCATATGGATGCTAACCGTGAGTCCAAAGGCTTTCACCTGGGCTTAGAGACTGTTTCAGTCAATAATGTCAATAAGGAAGCATATGAGCTTACCGTCTCCCCTGACGGAGGTGTTTTTATCAACGGAAGTGACCCGGCAGGTGTTTTTTATGGCATTCAGTCGTTCCTTGCACTCTTGCCGATTGATGCTTTCGGATCCAAGAAGAGGGAGATTGAAGTAGACGCCGTTACGGTGAAAGATGCACCGCGCTTTCATTATCGTGCTCAGCATTTGGACGTCGGCAGGAATTTCCAGTCGAAAGAGACTGTATTGAAATTGATCGATCTGATGGCTTTCTACAAGCTTAACACGTTACAGCTGTATCTTTCCGAAGACGAAGGGTGGCGGGTTGAAATCGAAAAACTGCCTGAGCTGACAGAGATAGGTAGTCGACGACAGCATTGTGCGGTAGAATCGGCGGCACTGCACCCTTCTTACGGCAGTGGACCTGCTGCTTATACCGGGGGGACATACGGCAGCGGATTTTATTCCAGGGAAGATTTCATCGAGATCCTGAAATATGCGCATAAAAGACACGTAATGGTGATTCCCACAATCAATTTCCCGGGCCATGCCAGAGCGGCCATCAAATCTATGGAAGCCCGTTACAATCGATTGATGAATGAAGGGAGAGAAAAGGATGCTGAGGAGTTCAGATTAATCGATCCCGATGATGAATCGGTCTATTTTTCTGCCCAGGGGTATAAAGACAATGTGGTCTGCGTCGCGAGAGAATCGGTGTATCATTTTTATGACACAGTTGTGAAAAGTTTGGCAAATATGTACAAAGAAGCCGGCGTCCCGTTTGAGTTTTTTCATAGCGGCGGCGATGAGGTACCTGAAGGAGTGTGGACAGAATCACCACTCTGCAGGAATCTGCTCGACAGTCATCCTGAATTCAAAGATCCGAAGAACCTGCATGTCTATTTCTTCAGAAAGCTTGTGGACATCTTGAAGAAATATGATGTCAAAATAGGTGGCTGGGAAGAAGTAGCACTCTTTAAGGACGAGGATGATCACTACGTGCCGAACAGGGAATTTGTCGGTAAGAATGTCATTCCATACATATGGAACAATTTGTGGGGCGATGAAGACTTGGGTTACAAAATGGCCAATGCCGGCTACAGCGTCGTGTTGTGCAATGTCTCAAACTTCTATTTTGACTTTGCCTATGATAAAGATCCAGAGGAACCGGGACTATACTGGGCGGGATTTACAAAGACACGTGATCCGTATGTTTTCGCACCTTTTGATATGTTCAAGACGACAACGGAGACATCTATGGGGCGTCAGGTCGACATTGACAAAGAGTATCGAACCAGGGAAAGGTTAAAGGTTGAGAATCGTAAAAATATCATCGGCTTGCAGGCTCAACTATGGAGTGAAACCATAAAGGGCGGCAATATGCTGGAATACTTTTACTTGCCGAAAATTATCGCGTTTGCAGAAAGCGCATGGGCATCCGAAAGAGGCTGGGAAACTATTGAAGACCATACTGCCAGAACAAAGGCTATCAATAAATCGTGGAATGTTTTTGCAAATAGTCTCGCTCAGAGGGAACTGCCGAGACTGGACTTGGTTTTTGGTGGTTCTAATTACCGGATACCACTCCCCGGTGCGGTAGTGGAAAAGAGAATACTTAAGGCGAACGTGGAATTTCCGGGACTCAAGATACGGTACACATCAGACGGATCCACTCCGGACGGTAATTCCACACTTTATACAGGCCCGGTTGAAGTGACGGGCACAATAAAACTGCGCGCTTTTGATAGTGCAGGCAACGCAAGCCGCACCTCAATAGTGGCTACGAATTAG